The DNA segment GCCTTCCATACAGATATAGATAATGAAAGAATCCTTGTTCAGGTTGTCGCGCTGGATAGAATTATTTAGATCCAGCAGGTTTGTTTCAAAATATTGGCAGGTAGCTAACGAAACTGCAGAGTCGGTCTTATTCTCATACGAAGTTTTGTAATCCGGATACAGATTGTAGTCAATGGCGTCCTTTGCCAGCTCGGTATGCAGTTCGCGTCCATTGCCCTGAGCGTCTTTTCGGTTATAGTCGTAGATGCGGTAGGTGATGTCGGAGGTTTGCTGGATTTCGGCAATGAATGTACCAGCCCCAATGGCATGAACACGTCCGGCAGGTAAAAAGAAAACGTCACCTGGCTTTACAGGGTGTTGTTGCAGGCTATCCATGAAAGTGTTTTCTTCTACTGATTGCACATATTCTTCAGGAGTGATGGATTTGCTGAATCCTGAATAGAGTTTAGCGCCTTCTTTGGCAGAGATAACATACCACATCTCAGTTTTACCGAAAGAGTTATGTCGTTTCCTGGCTAATTCATCGTCAGGATGTACCTGAATAGAAAGATCATCACAAGCGTCGATGAATTTAATTAATAAAGGAAACTTCGAGCCGAATCGGGCAGCAACCTTCCTTCCAAGCAAGGAGGGGCCGTATTGAGTAATCAGCTCTTCTAATGTCTTTCCTTTCAAATTGCCGTTACTGATTACCGATACATCACTTTTTACATGAGAAATCTCCCAGCTTTCGCCAATTCCGTCTAGTTGCGGTTCGATATTTTTAAATTTGCAGATTTCACTGCCACCCCAGATGGTGGATTTCAGAATTGGATAGAATTTTAATGGATACATTGTGGAATTTTTGTGTGATAAATAGTTAGTAGTTAAAATGTAATTTCCGGTTGTGAGTTAGTTGAGACAAATTTACGTTATTGAAAATGAAAAGAGCTATTTTCTTCCGGAATAAATTGACGATTGCTTTAAATCGCAATTTGTTTATCGATAGGTAAATCATCCATTGATAATTTGTAAGTTTGTACAGTTTTTGCATTTTATCAAGAATTATGAATGTAGATAGATATAAAATCAGAGTGCAACGTCAGATTGTGACAGTATCCGCGTTTCTGTTGGTTGCAAAATTCGTCGCTTACTTTATGACGAACTCGGTAGGGGTTTTCACCGATGCCATGGAGAGTATTGTGAATGTTGTGGCCGAAATGATCAGTTTGTACAGCCTTAACTTTGCCAGTAAGCCAAGGGATAAAGATCATCCTTTCGGTCATGGTAAGGCGGAAACTTTGTCGGCATCACTTGAGGGTTTCCTGATTGCGATGGCTGGTGGAATAATTATCTATGAAGGAGTGGGTCGTCTGATTGCCCCCGAAATGCCAAAGAAGCTCGATATTGGTATTATTATCGTTGCTGCTGCCGGATTGATTAATTATCTGTTAGGTTGGTATAGTATCCATGTGGGCCGCAAACATGATTCAATCGCTCTTGTGGCGGGAGGGAAGCATTTACAATCGGATACTATTTCATCCATTGGGCTTGTGATTGGTTTGATTATACTGAATGTAACCAAACTGCTTTGGATTGATGGGGCTTTGGCGTTATTATTTGGCGGGATTATTTTGGTGACCGGCGTAAAGGTTCTTCGTGAGACAATTGCAAACCTACTGGATGCCGCCGATTCTCAGATGTTGAATGTGGTTTCGGAGACGTTGTCTAAGAACCGGAAAGAAAACTGGATTGACGTACATAATCTGAAAGTAGCAAAATATGGCGGAGCATATCATATTAATTGTGACCTTACTTTGCCCTGGTATTATAATATAAGAGAGAGTCACATTGCCTGCGATGAACTGGTAGATGCTTTCGGGCTTGAATTCCTTGACCGGGTACAACTGGCTATCCATTCGGACCCTTGTAAACCGCACCATTGTTCAGGATGTCTTATTGAATCGTGTACGCAACGCCTTCATCCATATCGAAGCCGGATAGAATTTACCGTAGAGCAAATAACCAATTCGGATGAGACCAATCGATTGGCAAAATTGAATGAG comes from the Parabacteroides sp. FAFU027 genome and includes:
- a CDS encoding cation diffusion facilitator family transporter, which codes for MNVDRYKIRVQRQIVTVSAFLLVAKFVAYFMTNSVGVFTDAMESIVNVVAEMISLYSLNFASKPRDKDHPFGHGKAETLSASLEGFLIAMAGGIIIYEGVGRLIAPEMPKKLDIGIIIVAAAGLINYLLGWYSIHVGRKHDSIALVAGGKHLQSDTISSIGLVIGLIILNVTKLLWIDGALALLFGGIILVTGVKVLRETIANLLDAADSQMLNVVSETLSKNRKENWIDVHNLKVAKYGGAYHINCDLTLPWYYNIRESHIACDELVDAFGLEFLDRVQLAIHSDPCKPHHCSGCLIESCTQRLHPYRSRIEFTVEQITNSDETNRLAKLNE
- a CDS encoding type I phosphomannose isomerase catalytic subunit; translated protein: MYPLKFYPILKSTIWGGSEICKFKNIEPQLDGIGESWEISHVKSDVSVISNGNLKGKTLEELITQYGPSLLGRKVAARFGSKFPLLIKFIDACDDLSIQVHPDDELARKRHNSFGKTEMWYVISAKEGAKLYSGFSKSITPEEYVQSVEENTFMDSLQQHPVKPGDVFFLPAGRVHAIGAGTFIAEIQQTSDITYRIYDYNRKDAQGNGRELHTELAKDAIDYNLYPDYKTSYENKTDSAVSLATCQYFETNLLDLNNSIQRDNLNKDSFIIYICMEGKAEIKDINGRSITISKGETALIPASVADVTISPEGNAQLMETYIP